The Oncorhynchus masou masou isolate Uvic2021 chromosome 31, UVic_Omas_1.1, whole genome shotgun sequence genome includes a region encoding these proteins:
- the LOC135523356 gene encoding calcineurin subunit B type 1-like — translation MGNEASYPLEMCSHFDADEIKRLGKRFKKLDLDNSGSLSVEEFMSLPELQQNPLVQRVIDIFDTDGNGEVDFKEFIEGVSQFSVKGDKESKLRFAFRIYDMDKDGYISNGELFQVLKMMVGNNLKDTQLQQIVDKTIINADKDGDGRISFEEFCLVVGGLDIHKKMVVDV, via the exons tcgaTGCTGATGAGATTAAGCGTCTGGGAAAGAGGTTTAAGAAACTGGACCTAGATAACTCTGGATCCCTTAGCGTGGAGGAGTTCATGTCCCTGCCTGAACTCCAGCAGAACCCGCTGGTCCAGAGGGTCATCGACATCTTCGACACCGATGGAAACGGAGAGGTGGACTTCAAGG AATTCATCGAGGGAGTCTCACAGTTCAGTGTCAAGGGGGACAAGGAGTCAAAGCTTCGGT TTGCCTTCCGGATCTACGACATGGACAAGGATGGCTACATCTCCAACGGAGAGCTCTTCCAGGTGCTGAAGATGATGGTAGGAAACAACCTGAAGGACACCCAGCTGCAGCAGATTGTGGACAAGACCATCATCAACGCAGACAAGGACGGAGACGGCAGGATATCCTTCGAAGAGTTCTGCTTA gTGGTGGGTGGCCTTGACATACACAAAAAGATGGTGGTGGACGTGTGA